A single genomic interval of Armigeres subalbatus isolate Guangzhou_Male chromosome 1, GZ_Asu_2, whole genome shotgun sequence harbors:
- the LOC134211839 gene encoding protein zwilch, whose translation MPVETASLANVYAFLRDTYESIDFQLAPAPTYIQSVADVVDGKIVFIYKQDEIRSGAMLTDGNHLSPKLSESVQQNRLDLTGSPLKDEVKLESLDMSVDQAVVLSLANPWLEKEECFGPVTVEKGRSILQEVLGKQMVGCGQLWALCDGNDMDRTLLMQIELNGEKKFVRGAVKLLGYFPESQLTMVRLQRVHEAKAAGFSKELETSIELWYKIQSHISIKLRWITHSQNPSFCINQKADIVLRQSIVVDETQSVAEYFWSQLHFLETIKDRILQIRSEGRPNADDESYVGSLDISVIKEKTHKILTEFCVVESTDYKLGQIDSIVERVKTRTAVDVTDRLWSVLKYCSCYDDLKDVLTFIFKIASRSNLANIPSNNNRLAQLIKSIAQGRLAIPILTGAEPFELLLEIGLEKIFKDYQIIFHESKICNLDLDRVGRNTGGSDSRDASRASSVRKSMYEAVPVTSSQSRKTAMLSRAGTSEEHDDDGAIRNSYFNADEANMKIGKLAQVHLLLEHLLSIESHLKLTSIYPQVAEEYFSRPTVSFEEMRSRKSDKLEIPILNNTIIELVENSSPYIRKVGMTSRSKFRTVESIFYQSSEPILPTNLFPQLKAEGGEIKNAYWCLEYTKISNNWSM comes from the exons ATGCCTGTCGAAACAGCTAGTTTAGCTAACGTTTATGCGTTCCTCCGCGACACGTACGAATCTATTGATTTCCAACTTGCTCCTGCTCCGACGTACATCCAATCTGTGGCGGATGTCGTCGATGGAAAGATTGTCTTCATTTACAAGCAGGACGAGATCCGAAGCGGTGCCATGCTGACCGATGGGAATCACCTGAgtccaaaattgagtgagagTGTGCAGCAGAACCGGCTGGACCTGACCGGGTCACCGCTGAAGGATGAGGTAAAACTGGAGAGTCTGGATATGTCCGTTGATCAGGCAGTGGTGCTGAGTCTGGCGAATCCGTGGCTTGAGAAGGAGGAATGCTTTGGACCGGTAACTGTGGAAAAGGGACGTTCCATACTGCAGGAAGTGCTTGGAAAGCAGATGGTAGGATGTGGCCAGTTGTGGGCGTTGTGCGATGGGAATGACATGGATCGAACTTTGCTGATGCAAATTGAGCTAAATG GTGAGAAGAAGTTCGTCCGAGGAGCGGTCAAACTTCTGGGATATTTTCCCGAGAGCCAGCTGACGATGGTCCGGCTACAAAGGGTCCATGAGGCCAAAGCTGCCGGATTTTCAAAGGAGCTGGAAACGAGCATCGAATTATGGTACAAAATCCAGTCGCATATAAGCATCAAACTCCGGTGGATAACCCACTCACAGAACCCTTCGTTTTGCATCAACCAGAAGGCGGACATTGTCCTGCGGCAGTCGATTGTGGTAGACGAGACCCAATCGGTGGCGGAATATTTCTGGAGTCAGTTGCACTTCCTCGAGACGATCAAGGACCGGATACTGCAGATACGGAGCGAGGGTCGGCCCAATGCGGACGATGAAAGCTATGTCGGATCGTTGGATATTAGCGTGATAAAGGAAAAGACCCACAAGATTCTGACTGAATTCTGCGTGGTTGAGTCAACTGATTATAAACTGGGTCAAATTGATTCCATTGTGGAACGGGTTAAAACCAGAACGGCGGTGGACGTTACCGATCGGCTTTGGAGTGTGCTTAAAT ATTGCTCTTGTTACGACGATTTGAAGGACGTTTTGActttcatcttcaaaatagCATCCAGAAGTAATTTAGCA AATATCCCAAGCAACAACAATCGCCTGGCTCAGTTGATCAAATCCATCGCCCAAGGCCGACTGGCTATACCGATTTTGACTGGTGCGGAACCGTTTGAGCTTCTGCTGGAAATCGGTCtcgaaaaaatcttcaaagaCTATCAAATCATTTTCCACGAGAGCAAAATTTGCAACCTAGATCTCGACCGGGTCGGTCGAAATACAGGCGGGTCCGATTCGAGAGATGCGTCCCGCGCGTCCAGCGTTCGAAAATCAATGTACGAAGCTGTTCCGGTCACTTCGTCGCAGAGCCGTAAAACGGCAATGCTCTCTCGGGCTGGCACCAGCGAGGAACATGACGATGATGGAGCTATCCGCAACAGCTATTTCAATGCAGACGAGGCCAACATGAAGATCGGAAAGCTTGCCCAGGTGCATTTGCTGTTGGAGCACCTTCTGTCGATCGAATCGCACCTCAAGCTGACCAGCATCTATCCGCAGGTGGCGGAGGAATATTTCTCGCGACCAACGGTAAGTTTCGAGGAAATGAGATCGAGGAAGTCGGACAAGCTGGAGATTCCGATTCTGAACAACACGATTATTGAGCTGGTGGAGAATAGCAGTCCATACATCAGGAAGGTTGGGATGACTAGCCGGAGCAAGTTCCGCACGGTGGAGAGCATTTTCTATCAGAGCTCGGAGCCAATTTTGCCCACCAATTTGTTTCCACAGCTGAAAGCCGAGGGTGGGGAAATTAAAAATGCCTATTGGTGTCTGGAGTATACCAAGATTAGTAATAACTGGAGTatgtga